The Fervidobacterium pennivorans DNA segment CAATGGTCAATTGGTTGAGGTTGATACTTTCAACGGTACCGCAAGACTTCAGATAAATTCTGGGGTTCACGAAATTAAAGCAGAAGCTCCGGGATATGCTACCAAAACTCTCAGAGTCGAAATCAACCCGTATGAAGAAAAAGATTTGGAAATAACACTGAAAAGAACGGTAACATTGAAATTGGTTTCTGAAAAAAACATCGACAATGCTATCTTAGGCGGCATGCTAATAAACTTACCTTCAACGATAGAGGTAGAGCCGGGTAAATACAAACTTTATTTACCAAATATCTTTTTGAAGAGCATTCAAGAAATTGAGGTACCGTTTCTTGATGAATATGTGTACAAAGTCGACTCTACCCAGATGTTTAAATTGATAATTGATGGAAGCCCTGCTGGAGCTTATGCTTGGATATCAGGTCAAATTTGGAAACTTCCAACAACGATAGTACTACCGGAGAATAGTTATGATATTCGAATATTCTCCCAAAACTATGAAGATTATGAAACAAAGGTTGAGTTAAGGAAAGACACGAAGATTTTCTATAATCTGAAACCTAAATTGGAGGTAAGCCAAAGAACAGTTAACAACAACTATGTTATTGAGTATGATGGATATGTAAGGGACAGAGTGGTTGTCAAACCGTGGTTTACGACGATAAAAGATAATGCGGGAAATATAGTGTGGTATGGTTTCAGCGATGGAAGTCTTAAAAACCTGCCTAAGACCGTTCCTATCTTGATAAGTAAAGATATGATTTGCATGGTAGGAACTACGATATTCAAAGGACCCACGATTTTACAGGTGGCGTCAGGCACTAATATTCTCGTTTTCGACAATAGAAGAGCTAAGAGCGAAGAAAGGATACAAGTGGAAGGGCCCACAGTGATTGACACTGAGGACAGGGTTTTGGTGAATGTATATTCAAAAGATGTCTGTGAAGTTTACTGGGATGATGAATTTATAGGGAATACCCCGATATATTTCTTTGTCACATCAGCAGGTAAGCACAAGTTAACTTTTGTACGAAATGGTTTAAAGGTTAACGAACAAATTGTTGATGCAAAGCAAGGACAGCTCAACGAATTTCGCCAATCGTTTTGAAATATCATTTCCAGACCACAACGTGAGGTGAAGGGCATGAGTTATGTTTTCTATCGGTTGTTAAAATATCGAGGTATCATCCCTCTTTTCCTAATTTCCATTAGCATCTATGTTTTTTCTGCCACAATAAAAGACCTTTCTCCATCCGCAGCTGAATATAAAGCTGTGAATTTCCTTGTAGAACAAAGGATTATGGATGTAGATGCCAATGGAAACTTTAAACCTTCTTTGCTTATAACGAAATTGGACCTTGCACGCTATTTGTATGCAATTATAGATAGATATAATTTAACAAGTTTACAAAGTACCAAATCTGATGATTTGGTAAAGCTTGAATCAAGGATTACTACATTGGAAAGGCAGATATCTAGTATTCCTTCCAGTCAGTTTCAAAGTGCTTCGGCTTTACAAAGTGAATTGAATGATTTAAAAAGAAGGCTTTTAGCAGTTGAAAGTAAAGTTACGAACCTTGAAAATAAAAGTACTGATTCTTCAAAGGACCAGCAAACAATTACCTCACTACAGAGTGAACTTTCGGCACTAAATAAAAGAGTTACTGCTGTTGAAAATAAAATTTCAGCACTTTCCCAATCAAAAGATTTTACTAAAGACATAGCGCAATTGACAGCTCAAATAAATAGTTTAGAAGCGAGACTAAATGAATACGCTCAACTTAAGTATTACGGTGATGAAATTGAAAAACTTAAAGCAAGGGCAACAGATTTAGAAAAAAAGGTTAACCACGCAACAAATACTATTAATTCACTATCAGAAAAAGTTTCCAAACTAGAAGCAGGTACTTCGGAAGATATTAAGAATTTGCAGAATTTAACTTTGGCGAATATAAACGATTTGAGAAATCAGGTATTAGCGGAAATTGAGAAATTAAAGTCTCGAATTGGAACTATTGAGGAAGTTTTGGGAAAAGGGCAAGACTTTTTACAACGTTTAGAAGCCTTGGATGCTTTGACAATAATCAATACATTCTCTAACTTGGAAGTACTTTCCAACCGATTTGACCAACTTGAAGCAAGATTCAAAAAGCTTGAAGATGGTCTTTCACAAGTGGTCTTGGAGCAAAAATATATTCTAGACAAACTTGTCATTTCTCAGAATTCTGAGGAAAAGATAGACTCTTTAGAGCAAAAAGTTTCTCAACTTGAATCTTCTAATACAACTAATAACGAGAACTTGAAAAAACTTTCATCGCAAGTAGAGAACTTAAACAGTCAATTGATGACTATGCGAACAATAACTTACATTAGTTTGTTAGTTGCCATAGTCGCAGGAATTCTTGTACTTCTCAAATGAATGTAGAATAACCAGAAAGGAATTGTGATTATGGTTGGACTTGCTCTTCAAGCCGGAGGCGTAAAGGGATTTTCGCATATCGCAACACTGAAAGTTTTTGAAGAATGCAACGTCAAACCTGATGTTATTTCAGGTTCATCGGCAGGTTCTATTGTTGGTGCGTTATATGCATTACATGGCAGTTCAGAAATTGCTTACAAGGTCTTTGCTGAAACAGTTCGTAAATTTCTCAAAAAACAAAGAACAAAACCTGAGCCAATAATGAATTTAGAGATGGTTATAAAAGATGCTCTTTACAGCCTGGATGAGTTCTACCAGTTTTTCAAAGAAATGTTTGGTAAGAAAAAATTTTCAGAGATAAAGACCAAACTTTTAGTCGTAGCTTTCGATATTGAAACTTGGAAGAGTTTCGTTATAGATGAAGGTTATCTTGTCGATGCGGTTCTAGCAAGTTGCACTGTTCCCGGAGTGTTTGAGCCTACGTACATTGCGGGTGCTCGAATGCTTGATGGTGGTGTTTTATCACCAATTCCTACTTTTGAATTAAAAGACTACGGGGCTGATACCATAGTAGCTAGCGCTTTTGAAGAACTAATACCACCGTACGCAACACATACGGAACTCATGCTTACCGTAGATGCAGTTAAAGAGTCGTACATTGTGCAAAACGAACTCAGTGAAGCGGATTTCACATTTTTTTATCCCGTAAGTGTTAACTGGCAGGATTTTGCTAAATACGAAGAAGTTTATAAAAATGCTTTAATTGTTGCAAGGAGAGTGAAGGATGAGTTTGAGAATTTCATTAGGCGGTGATATTCCACATTATTTGGGAGCTATTGGACTCTTAAATGCTCTTTCGGAAAAGAAGGTTACAGAAAGAGAAGATTTAGAGATACATTGTAGCGGTTTTTCTTGTATCCCTTTGATTTTATGGACATATCAAAGAAATAATTCATACAACATTCTTTCAACAATGTGGGGTGAAGCTTCCAAGTTTTTCAAAGGTATCTCTAAACCTTCCTTACCAGACATTGGGAAAGACATTCTGCTTTTGTATAAGATGCAGAAAAAGGTAGATTTAGAGTCATCAAGACAAAAACTCAGTGAATTTGTTGAGAAGTGGATTCCAAATGTGGAAATTGAAGAGCATGACAAAATAAAAATACATGCTTTTAATTTAGATAAAAAACAGAATGAAATTCTTTACGGCAATGCAAGAGAAGTTTTAATACATGCTCTTCCTTATCCTATTGATTTTGCTCCTGTTGACGGGTATATTTCTTCAAGTTGGGTCGTTGGAATTCCTGAAGGTGATGGTATAATATACATTGATTGGTATGTTCCTTTTGAACCTCGTAGGGCCACTGACTTCCTTCTGATGGCTACCTTTGCCAGGACATCTTCTCTTATTAAGCGTGTAACTGAAAAAGCAAAAGCAACAGTAAGTATCAGACTTAGTGGTTCCGCTTTTACGGATTTTAGATACGTCAGTAATCGTTTTTATTTAGCTGGTAAAGAGCTCATAGAAAAGTGTTTGTGATCAGCAATATCGAAATCTAAAGAAAAATTAATACACTTCGGAGGGATGCTTATGAAAAGGTTTTTTAGGATAGCTGGCATTATTATTTTATTGGTTGCCGTTGTAGTAGTTTTGACTTCTCAAACCTCAACAACGGCAACTCAGAAAAAATCTAAGACAGTGCGGGTTTCAGCAGATTATGTTGAACCAAAAAGTGACGTTATTTACTACAAAGGTCGTGTTTTTGTAAATATCGATGAGGATAAGGTAAGTCTTAGAACAACGGAGATGTACGTTAAAAAGGTTGGAGACAAGTGGAAAATCGTAGAAATTCCAACTAAGGTCGAATTCACATTTGATGGTGGTAGCGCCGTTGCCGATAAAATGACCTATGACTTAGATAACAGAACGGGTGTTCTGACCAACTCGACAGTCACTATTATTGATACGAAAAGTAATGAGAAAATAATTGTGGTTACGGACAACCTAAGTTACGACCTTGAAAACGACAAATACAGTGGAACTAAAAAAGGCGGGGTAAGTATTACAAAAGGTGACATAACCGCTGTGGCTGACAGGTTCGAATATGACAAAAAGAAAGGAGAAGTTTATCTTTACGGAGCGGTGGTAATTAACGACCCGAAAAAAGGTATTAAGATGACAGCATCAGATGCTGTTATATACACCGAAAAGAACGACATGAAAGCTAACAATGTTAGCATTGAACTGAAGGTTGATTAAACGTTATTCACCAAACCCAGAATAAGAAAATTTTGAAGACTCTTCAAAAAGATGGGGGATTAAGGTGAAGAGGATAATAATTTCCGGACCAACCGCTTCAGGAAAAACCGAATTTTCGATCCAGCTCGCAGAACACTTACCGATAGAAGTCATCTCCATGGATTCTAGGCAGATATATAAATACATGGACATTGGAACGGCAAAACCGGATCCATACCAGTTATCGTTAGTAAAGCACCACATGATTGACATTATCGAACCAAACGAGTATTTTAACGCCTTTCTGTATCAAAAAATGGCAAAGGAGAAGGAAGAAGAGGTTAAAAAAGCTGGTAAAATACCAATATACGTAGGAGGCACAGGTCTATACATAGATGCCTTAGTAAAAGGCTTCTTTGAAGGTGTCTCTCGTGATGAAAACATTAGGAAAGAACTCAGTAAGCTAAATGAGCAAGAACCGGGGATTCTAAGAAAGATGCTTGAGGAATTCGACCCAGAAGCTGCAGCCAGAATACATCCACAAGATGTGAAGCGTACGATAAGGGCATTAGAGGTATACCTAAAAACAGGTAAAAGAATTTCTGAATTGCAGACCCAAAAAGCAAATTACGATGATTTCATTCTTATTGTTTTGAACCCGAAAAGGGAAGAACTTTACGAAAGAATAAATCAACGCGCTGAAAAGATGATAGAACACGGACTTATCGATGAAGTAAAGATGCTTGTGGAAAAATACGGTAAGAACCTTGATGCTTTCAAAACTATAGGTTACAGAGAGATAATCGACTACTTGGATGGAATTTACAGTCTAGAATTGGCTTTGCACTTAATAAAAAGAAATACTCGCCATTACGCAAGAAGACAGATAATTTACCTTAGAAGGTTTCCAAATGCTGTATGGCTTGAACCTGGTAAACAGGCTTTGGAAACAGTGCTTAAAATCATACAAAAAGAAGTCCAATCGATCTTGTGAAATTTACATCAGTATTTCAGCGTTTAGCAGAGGTGGAGCATATGGAAGCGCTGTATAGAAAATATAGGCCTACAAGGTTCTCAGAAATAGTGGGACAAGAACATATCAAGAGGTTGTTAAAAAACGCCCTTGAAAAACGAAGAATTAGTCATGCATATATCTTTGCTGGTCCTCGTGGAACAGGAAAAACAACGACTGCAAGAATTATTGCAAAATCATTAAATTGTGAGAAGAATCAATATGGGGAACCATGCAACGAGTGTGTTTCTTGTAAAGCAATCGACAGTGGTTCGCATTTAGATGTTATAGAACTTGACGCTGCATCAAACAGAGGAATTGACGAAGTAAGGAGAATTAGAGATGGTGTCAATTTCACACCAGTTATGGGGAAATATAAAGTTTATATTATTGACGAGGTTCATATGCTTACGAAAGAAGCATTCAATGCTCTTTTGAAGACCCTTGAAGAACCTCCCGAACATGTTGTCTTTATCCTAGCCACTACAAACCCTGAAAAGATACCTCCAACTATCATTTCTCGATGCCAGGTTTTGGAATTCCGAAACATATCAAACGAAGAAATTAAAAACAGGCTCAGAGAGATTTGTATTAAAGAAGGTTACGACGTGACAGAAGATGCTTTAGAGAAAATAGTGAAAAAGGCCGCAGGTGGGCTTAGAGATGCACTTTCCATCCTGGAACAAGTAGTGAGGTACTCAGGTGGTGAAGTTACTGCAGAAACTGTGAACGAGGCTTTGGGATTAGTAAGCGAGGAAACAATCGATAAATTTATCGAGGCTATAATCACTGGGAATTTGGAAAGTATTGAAAGTATTATCGATGAAGTTTACACCGAAAGAGGAGATTTTGATACATTTTTGACACAAGTTATGGAAAAGCTATTGGAAAAGAAAAGCGGTCAAGGTATTAAATTAGCTTCTGAAATTTATAGAATACAAAAAGAGTTAAAACTTGCCGAAGAAAAACTACTGTTAGCAAAAGTGTTGTTAATTAATTTGGCGTTGCCATCCACTAAAGCAATTGGAACAACAACTTTAGAGATAACCTCGACAGTTTCAGCAAAAGGTGAAAGAATAACCAGCAACAATCAAGTCACAAATGAGAAGCAAGCGTTAACTCCTACGGAGCACGATAGAAAAGTCGGAGGAAATAACCAAGAAAAAGAAGAAGTTATAGAAGTTATGCAACCAAGAGTAGAAATGCCACTTGAGCAATCTGGTGACGTCAAGCAAGAAGAAAATACGAGAGAATCTCCAAAACTTGTCGAATTTTCAACTTCAGATAAGAAAGATGTAGAACATTCTGCTTCAGAAAACGCCTCTCAACTAAATCAAACATTTGTAACAAAAGAAATATTAGAAGAGTTAAAACTCAATGGAGACTTATCCATTTTTGTTGGTTTGTCGCTTGCGACAGTCTATGAACTCGACGATGTTGTAAGAATTGTCTTTGACAAATCAAAACAGTTCAGTTATGAGGTAATGAAAGAAAAGAAAGACCAAATAGCTCTACTTTACCAGAAAAAATCAGGCAAGAACAGAGAAGTTGTTGTAGAGCTTTCGGATGATGAGCACGACCCTGTTTTGGAGAAGTTAAAGATTCTGCTCACGGACTAAATTAAAAGAAAGGATGTGAGCATCACATGGTTGATATCTATGAAATCATAAGTAAAGCAAAAAATGCAAGGGCTACCGATGTTCATATATCTGTGGGAAATCCTCCGATAATTCGTGTGGACGGTTATCTAACAAAAATGCAAGGTTATCCAACACTTTCTTATGGTGAGGTAAAGGAAATTGTAACTCGACTTTTGGAAGAACATGACATCATGAGTCATAATAAAGAAGTAGACTTTTCTTTCGGATTCGAAGATGTTAGGATTAGGGCAAATCTCTACTACGAACGTGGTAACCCTGCACTTGCCTTAAGAATTATTACCAAACGTATAAGAACTTTCGAAGAACTCGGGCTGCCAACAACAATTCGAGATTTTTGTGACAGGGATACAGGGTTAATTATTATAACAGGTCCTACGGGTAGTGGTAAATCAACGACCCTTGCAGCCATGGTTGATTACATTAACTCTAAATACGCTTACCACATTATTACAATAGAAGACCCCATAGAATACGTTTTCGAAAACAAGAACTCATTGATCCATCAACGCGAAGTTGGAAGGGACACGGAGTCATTTGCAGATGGTCTCAAATACGCTCTCAGACAGGACCCTGATATAATTCTCGTTGGTGAAATGAGGGATTTAGAGACGATATCATTAGCTTTAACTGCTGCCGAAACGGGACATCTTGTGCTTGGAACTCTTCACACAAATTCCGCCGCAACAGCTCCTGAGAGAATCGTTGATGTTTTTCCTGCACATCAGCAAAAACAAGTTTCTCTGCAACTTGCCAACACACTGGTTGGCGTTATCTATCAAAGACTTGTCCCAAAGAAAACGATAGGAATGATGCCAATTGCCGAAATTCTTGTAGCTAACGCTGCTGTAAAAAATCTCATAAGAGAGGGAAAGATACACCAAATAGAAAGTATCATGCAAACTGCTCAAAAGCTTGGTAACGTGCTTTTTGACGACGCTTTACTAAAAGCATATTTCACTGGAGAAATAACGAAAGAAACAGTAATCGGTTTTGCTCGCAATCCAGAGGAGGTGGCTAAAAAGATAGGATGGACAGGAATTTAATGGAAAGTATCAGGACTTGGGTTAAACAGATGTTGGATGAGCTTGAAAGAAAAATGACAGAAAATTTGGATTTGAAAGAAATGATTAAAATATCAGCTGATTATAGTAATTTTAAAGAAATTGACGAAAAGATAACTGAGTATTTTAATCTACTAGACGAAAAGGAACTTTGGAAAGAAGAGCCTGGTAGCGAAGTTGAAATTGAGAAAATAGACCGCCAGTTAGAGAAGTTAGCCAATGAGATAATCGCCCAACTTCTTCCTGAAGACGAATTCAGAGATAGAAACGTATTCTTAGAAATTCGTGCAGGCACTGGTGGTGAAGAAGCGGCACTTTTCGCAGGGGATTTGTTGAGAATGTATTTACGATATGCCGAATCAAAGGGTTGGGAAACAGAAATTCTTGATGAAAGTAAGTCCGACTTGGGTGGTTACAAGGAAGTGGTTGTAAGGATAAAAGGTAAAAATAGTGGTACCTATATGAAGTATGAAAGAGGGGTTCATCGAGTCCAAAGGGTCCCGGTCACAGAATCTGGAGGAAGGATACATACATCAACTGCAACTGTAGCTGTTTTGCCCGAAATCAAAGATGTAGACATATACATTGACCCAAAAGACATAAGAATTGATACATATCGGGCATCAGGTGCCGGGGGACAATATGTAAACAAAACAGAATCAGCAGTTAGAATCACGCACTTACCTACGGGAATTGTAGTTACTTGTCAATCAGAGAGATCCCAACATCAAAATAAAGAAAAGGCAATGATGGTTCTTCGCTCGAAGCTGTATGAGCTTGCACGTCGAGAGCAGGAAGAAAAGATATCTTCAGAACGAAAAAATCAAATAGGTACTGGTGAAAGAAGCGAAAAGATTCGAACTTACAACTTCCCACAAAACAGGGTGACGGACCACAGGATAAACTTGACAATATATAATCTTCAAGCAGTTCTTGACGGGAACCTCGATTTGATAATACCAAAACTTATGCAATATGATATCGAACAACAGCTCAAAGAACTTGGAATTTTACAAACAGTGGAGGGATAATAATGCTACACGTGGTTGAACATCCCTTAATCAAACACAAGCTGACCATAATGCGTAAAAAGGAAACCGGACCCAAAGAATTCAGAGAATTACTCAGAGAGATTACACTTCTTATAACATACGAAGCGACCAGACACATTGAGGTTTACGAAATAGAGGTAGAAACACCTTTGGAAAAGACGAAGGGTTATTACATAAACGATAAAGACATTGTTGTAATTCCCATACTAAGGGCAGGGCTTGGAATGGTTGATGGAATTCTCGAGCTGCTTCCGAATGCATCGGTAGGTCATATTGGTATCTATAGAGATCCAGTAACACTGAAAGCCGTTGACTATTACTTTAAAACCCCGAAATTACATGATAAAAGTGAAATCTTCATCCTAGACCCTATGCTTGCAACAGGAGTATCTGCAATTGATGCCATTGGAAAGGTCAAAGAACTTGGTGGCAAGAGAATAACCTTCATATCACTTATAGCCTCGCCTGAAGGAGTCAAAGCATTGGAAGAGGCACATCCAGATGTAGATATTTACACAGCTTCCCTAGACAGAGAATTGAATGACCACGGTTACATCCTCCCAGGACTCGGTGATGCAGGAGATAGACTTTTCAGAACAAAGTAGCGGTTTTTTATCATGGGTTAATGATTTTTTTGATTTTTAGGAGGTGGCTAATAATTGAGCGAAGGTATCAGCATGAAACAACTTGAAGAAATGACAATGAAAGAATTGTATGAGCTAGCGAGAAAATACGACATTCCAAGATATACTAGTATGAGGAAACAGGATTTAATATTCGAAATTCTCGAAGCGAAAGCAAAAGCTGAAGGATACTTTTTTGGAGAAGGTGTACTTGAAATAGCCCCGGATGGCTATGGCTTTTTGAGAAGTTTGGAAACGATGCTTTCAGGACCAAAAGACATATATGTTTCACAGTCGCAAATTCGAAAATTTAATCTGAATACCGGAGACATTGTTTCTGGTGTTATCCGTCCTCCAAAAGAGGGTGAACGTTTCAACGCAATGATTAAGATTGAAGCAATAAATTATAAACCACCAGAATTTGCCAACGAACGTGTCAATTTTGAAAACCTTACTCCAGATTATCCAAAAGAGCGATATATACTTGAAACCAAACCTGACGTTTTCTCTACAAGGCTTATAGATTTATTTGCTCCAATAGGAAAAGGGCAACGAGGTATGATTGTTGCACCACCAAAAGCTGGGAAAACAACAATCCTTAAAGAGATTGCGAATGGAATTGCGGAAAATCATCCGGATACATTCAGAATAGTTTTGCTAATTGATGAAAGACCGGAAGAGGTAACCGATATTAAAGAATCTGTTGATGCAAAAGTAATTGCCGCTCCCTTTGATATGCCATCTGAAAAGCAAATAAAAATAGCTGAATTAACATTGGAAATGTGTAAGCGACTTGTGGAGTACGGCAATCACGTTGTTGTGCTTTTGGATAGTTTGACAAGGCTTGCAAGAGTCTACAATGTAACGGTACCACCGAGTGGGAAATTATTAACTGGTGGTGTTGACCCTGCTGCGCTTCATAAACCTAAGCAATTCTTCGGAGCTGCCCGTAACACTCGTGAGG contains these protein-coding regions:
- the rho gene encoding transcription termination factor Rho, giving the protein MKQLEEMTMKELYELARKYDIPRYTSMRKQDLIFEILEAKAKAEGYFFGEGVLEIAPDGYGFLRSLETMLSGPKDIYVSQSQIRKFNLNTGDIVSGVIRPPKEGERFNAMIKIEAINYKPPEFANERVNFENLTPDYPKERYILETKPDVFSTRLIDLFAPIGKGQRGMIVAPPKAGKTTILKEIANGIAENHPDTFRIVLLIDERPEEVTDIKESVDAKVIAAPFDMPSEKQIKIAELTLEMCKRLVEYGNHVVVLLDSLTRLARVYNVTVPPSGKLLTGGVDPAALHKPKQFFGAARNTREGGSLTIIATALVETGSKMDEVIFEEFKGTGNMELVLSRQLANKRIFPAINITLSGTRREELLIEQSNLKKIWLLRRMLDSMSEEEGLKLLLNKLKDTKTNAEFLALIDAQKNV
- the miaA gene encoding tRNA (adenosine(37)-N6)-dimethylallyltransferase MiaA; translated protein: MKRIIISGPTASGKTEFSIQLAEHLPIEVISMDSRQIYKYMDIGTAKPDPYQLSLVKHHMIDIIEPNEYFNAFLYQKMAKEKEEEVKKAGKIPIYVGGTGLYIDALVKGFFEGVSRDENIRKELSKLNEQEPGILRKMLEEFDPEAAARIHPQDVKRTIRALEVYLKTGKRISELQTQKANYDDFILIVLNPKREELYERINQRAEKMIEHGLIDEVKMLVEKYGKNLDAFKTIGYREIIDYLDGIYSLELALHLIKRNTRHYARRQIIYLRRFPNAVWLEPGKQALETVLKIIQKEVQSIL
- a CDS encoding S-layer homology domain-containing protein, translating into MSYVFYRLLKYRGIIPLFLISISIYVFSATIKDLSPSAAEYKAVNFLVEQRIMDVDANGNFKPSLLITKLDLARYLYAIIDRYNLTSLQSTKSDDLVKLESRITTLERQISSIPSSQFQSASALQSELNDLKRRLLAVESKVTNLENKSTDSSKDQQTITSLQSELSALNKRVTAVENKISALSQSKDFTKDIAQLTAQINSLEARLNEYAQLKYYGDEIEKLKARATDLEKKVNHATNTINSLSEKVSKLEAGTSEDIKNLQNLTLANINDLRNQVLAEIEKLKSRIGTIEEVLGKGQDFLQRLEALDALTIINTFSNLEVLSNRFDQLEARFKKLEDGLSQVVLEQKYILDKLVISQNSEEKIDSLEQKVSQLESSNTTNNENLKKLSSQVENLNSQLMTMRTITYISLLVAIVAGILVLLK
- the dnaX gene encoding DNA polymerase III subunit gamma/tau translates to MEALYRKYRPTRFSEIVGQEHIKRLLKNALEKRRISHAYIFAGPRGTGKTTTARIIAKSLNCEKNQYGEPCNECVSCKAIDSGSHLDVIELDAASNRGIDEVRRIRDGVNFTPVMGKYKVYIIDEVHMLTKEAFNALLKTLEEPPEHVVFILATTNPEKIPPTIISRCQVLEFRNISNEEIKNRLREICIKEGYDVTEDALEKIVKKAAGGLRDALSILEQVVRYSGGEVTAETVNEALGLVSEETIDKFIEAIITGNLESIESIIDEVYTERGDFDTFLTQVMEKLLEKKSGQGIKLASEIYRIQKELKLAEEKLLLAKVLLINLALPSTKAIGTTTLEITSTVSAKGERITSNNQVTNEKQALTPTEHDRKVGGNNQEKEEVIEVMQPRVEMPLEQSGDVKQEENTRESPKLVEFSTSDKKDVEHSASENASQLNQTFVTKEILEELKLNGDLSIFVGLSLATVYELDDVVRIVFDKSKQFSYEVMKEKKDQIALLYQKKSGKNREVVVELSDDEHDPVLEKLKILLTD
- a CDS encoding patatin-like phospholipase family protein; the encoded protein is MVGLALQAGGVKGFSHIATLKVFEECNVKPDVISGSSAGSIVGALYALHGSSEIAYKVFAETVRKFLKKQRTKPEPIMNLEMVIKDALYSLDEFYQFFKEMFGKKKFSEIKTKLLVVAFDIETWKSFVIDEGYLVDAVLASCTVPGVFEPTYIAGARMLDGGVLSPIPTFELKDYGADTIVASAFEELIPPYATHTELMLTVDAVKESYIVQNELSEADFTFFYPVSVNWQDFAKYEEVYKNALIVARRVKDEFENFIRR
- a CDS encoding LPS export ABC transporter periplasmic protein LptC, producing the protein MKRFFRIAGIIILLVAVVVVLTSQTSTTATQKKSKTVRVSADYVEPKSDVIYYKGRVFVNIDEDKVSLRTTEMYVKKVGDKWKIVEIPTKVEFTFDGGSAVADKMTYDLDNRTGVLTNSTVTIIDTKSNEKIIVVTDNLSYDLENDKYSGTKKGGVSITKGDITAVADRFEYDKKKGEVYLYGAVVINDPKKGIKMTASDAVIYTEKNDMKANNVSIELKVD
- the prfA gene encoding peptide chain release factor 1 produces the protein MESIRTWVKQMLDELERKMTENLDLKEMIKISADYSNFKEIDEKITEYFNLLDEKELWKEEPGSEVEIEKIDRQLEKLANEIIAQLLPEDEFRDRNVFLEIRAGTGGEEAALFAGDLLRMYLRYAESKGWETEILDESKSDLGGYKEVVVRIKGKNSGTYMKYERGVHRVQRVPVTESGGRIHTSTATVAVLPEIKDVDIYIDPKDIRIDTYRASGAGGQYVNKTESAVRITHLPTGIVVTCQSERSQHQNKEKAMMVLRSKLYELARREQEEKISSERKNQIGTGERSEKIRTYNFPQNRVTDHRINLTIYNLQAVLDGNLDLIIPKLMQYDIEQQLKELGILQTVEG
- a CDS encoding PEGA domain-containing protein; the encoded protein is MRENMKLGSLLKLAFLLIALFSDLAFSLTVYAPKGSMVYYNDKFVGVVQKDSISFNAEFPGTLKVVKPGFVPFEKTLTDDATVTVELSLPSFLNLKVTPKNARVFVNGQLVEVDTFNGTARLQINSGVHEIKAEAPGYATKTLRVEINPYEEKDLEITLKRTVTLKLVSEKNIDNAILGGMLINLPSTIEVEPGKYKLYLPNIFLKSIQEIEVPFLDEYVYKVDSTQMFKLIIDGSPAGAYAWISGQIWKLPTTIVLPENSYDIRIFSQNYEDYETKVELRKDTKIFYNLKPKLEVSQRTVNNNYVIEYDGYVRDRVVVKPWFTTIKDNAGNIVWYGFSDGSLKNLPKTVPILISKDMICMVGTTIFKGPTILQVASGTNILVFDNRRAKSEERIQVEGPTVIDTEDRVLVNVYSKDVCEVYWDDEFIGNTPIYFFVTSAGKHKLTFVRNGLKVNEQIVDAKQGQLNEFRQSF
- a CDS encoding type IV pilus twitching motility protein PilT, with product MVDIYEIISKAKNARATDVHISVGNPPIIRVDGYLTKMQGYPTLSYGEVKEIVTRLLEEHDIMSHNKEVDFSFGFEDVRIRANLYYERGNPALALRIITKRIRTFEELGLPTTIRDFCDRDTGLIIITGPTGSGKSTTLAAMVDYINSKYAYHIITIEDPIEYVFENKNSLIHQREVGRDTESFADGLKYALRQDPDIILVGEMRDLETISLALTAAETGHLVLGTLHTNSAATAPERIVDVFPAHQQKQVSLQLANTLVGVIYQRLVPKKTIGMMPIAEILVANAAVKNLIREGKIHQIESIMQTAQKLGNVLFDDALLKAYFTGEITKETVIGFARNPEEVAKKIGWTGI
- the upp gene encoding uracil phosphoribosyltransferase, which translates into the protein MLHVVEHPLIKHKLTIMRKKETGPKEFRELLREITLLITYEATRHIEVYEIEVETPLEKTKGYYINDKDIVVIPILRAGLGMVDGILELLPNASVGHIGIYRDPVTLKAVDYYFKTPKLHDKSEIFILDPMLATGVSAIDAIGKVKELGGKRITFISLIASPEGVKALEEAHPDVDIYTASLDRELNDHGYILPGLGDAGDRLFRTK